The genomic window ATTTTATTGACACGCATGCAAAAATGCCCAGGAGATACGGTTGCAGCAGTGTATATAGCAGATATAGCTAGAAATAGCAACGATTCCGACACCTGCAAAGCCCTCATTTCCCCAGCTGATAACCTTACAAGTTTTCTCTTTGATTTGCATACTCAACGTTTCCCGGGAAAAGAAGGCAGAGTAAACGTTAAATGGTTCAAAAGGTTCCACCCAGTACACACGAGCATTTGATTTGGATTGTTACGCAATTGGACAAGTTTGCCGCTTTTGTGTCCTGGGATAAcaattttgcattaattttgtttgtgaTTTCCTCGACCTTCGCCCTCTCAACGCTGCGCCACCGAATTGttcataatatttttcatatttcattggaaaattaaattcctggcatattttttgttggcccaGCCAGCCGGCCCCATGGCCATGACCGCAACAGATGGAGCAGCCGGATCGGCTTGGATACCGAGCCCCAAAAATCGAACCCAACTAGACAACAACAGCTGCCAGGGGTTCGCTTTCGTTGGCCCTCTTGAAAAACACCGATTCCATCGAAGGCATTGACTTCCGAATTCAGCACGGCCAGCATAGTGAAATGAAATCACAAGCATAGTGTTCTTAGACtttcaaacaaattttttgtatattacattttttttgctcgGTAACCCTATACCATTTAGTTGTATTTGCACGGTTcgtataaagtatattaaCTTTTCCATCTGTTGGGCTCAAAAATATTACCAGCCAGACCATGGAGCTGATAGCTCCGATCTCCGTAACTGTCATCCATAACCTTTCGCCCGACTCCTTATCACACATCTCCCATACGCCACTTATCAGAGCTGTCTCTGCGCCGCGCTTGTGTTATCTCTGCTCCTCCTGCAATCAATCAACTACAATCGCATGAAGGGCAACTGGGACTCCGGTCCTCCGTTCCTCCGATTCTTTGCTTGTTTGGATTGTCCTCTCTTTATGGTTCGGCTGTTGATTTtactacaaaataaatacgcaCCGCCAAGCGTGTGGCATTTTGGGGTGGCAGAGACCAGGGAACAGAGTCGAtggaataaataatataaagtCCAAACCGATAAGCAAAACATCAGCGGCAGCGGCATACAGTTGACAGTATGAAATCGAATTCGAAATCtcatcaaaacaaaaaaggggCATACGTTAGAGTATTTGCAGGGCCAGGGTATTCACAGGACACGAAGGGCCACGACCAAATCCTTTGAAATATGGCATGACCAAAGGCATTTAAATGGGCGACAAGCCAGCGGGATGCTTTTCGGCCAGTCCAGTTCCGATAACCAGAGCTGACAGCCATTAGGATGGACTGCAGCGGTGACTTCAACTGCGGAGGCATGCGTCTGATATGCGCGCGACGATTTCATTCATGTCCCGGCTTCAGCTTGGACTCCGGTCTCCTCGATATTCCCGTTCCCAGCTCCCAGTTCCAAGTTCCCAGTTGCCATTCATTCACCACGCACTTTGAAACCGGAGGAGATGTGCCAGCGCAAAAAAGACATGGTCTCTTATCTACCAAAAGTGGGCCTGACATCAAGCACTGTAAAAAAGATTGCACTGTGATTAGGTtaatatttgcattaaaataatataaaagtaaacTAATTCTTACAGGAAGACGTTTTGTTTGGAAGgaataatttcaattacatttttaagtaTTCAATCAGCAGTTATATTACCAGTAACACTAAGACATATTTATGCAGTTCTATAGTGCATTATTTTTCAAAGAGATGCActaatcaacatttttttccagtgcactgCGGGGTTACAGGGCAAGTGCCCCAGTGTCTGACTCGATAGTCGGCTCAGCCGAGAGCCTGCGAACGAACGAGCGGAAAACGAGCAgcggcatcagcagcagcagcagcagcagcagcagaatcagcATCAGCCAGAATCCAACGCCTCATTCGTGTTTGCCGCTTCGTGGGCAACGGACGCTTCCTCGGAACTCAAGTGGAGTGGCGAGCTGTAAAACGGAACCGGAAACGAaagcgagtgcgagtgcgagagcgacagagagagagaaccAGCCTGTTGACGGTTTGGCGGCGCGTTCGAACCGGAAGTAAGGATAAATTCACTGTTTGGCTGCTTTCGGCGGCACTTGTACGCCATCCTGTTGCGCCGTCGCACTTAATTCCTTGGTATCTGCGTTTGTGTGCGTGGGTTAGCTGGCCCGTGCAAGTGTGTGCCTAACGTACCGGAAATGAGCATGCAGCTCATTAATGTGTGCGCGTTTTTTCACTACTACAAAGTGCAGTGAAATGCTGCAAATTCGAATGAGTTAAATGCCATTACGGGTGCAGAGCCCAAATGTAGCGGAAAATGTGTAGAATGAAAATGTGGAAAGTTTCCGAAAATAACCTCAAACTGTGAAAACCCGTGCGCCACATGTCGTTGAAATCGCTAGTTAACATCGCATACGTGTGGATTTTGAATCGGAATCAGTCTCGTACCCAGATAAGTTGGGTCAAGAGTTCAATACAAAACAAGAGGGAATAGTCGCAGTTTAATCAATGTCGGGtcttataaatataaagtgTGTGAAGTGATAAGCAACTGTCGAGGAAGAGCAGAGCAAAATCTCTCAGTTTCTGACTGTCTTATTTACTCTGCTTGTGAAATGTTTTGCAGTGAAACTATGAATTAACAGATTATACGTGCTATATGTGCTCTTATGTCTATTATTAAATGAGTAACTATGCCGTtataaaattgatttcaataaTATCAGATGAGTGCTTTCATCGTTATTGGTGTACTTTAAATCATTCATTGTATTTCATCTATAAATGAAATACAACATCTTATAAGCGAATAATCtgatcaataaaaaaatacaaaaacgtGCAAATACTTTGAACTGAGACCTGTTAATTGATAAGAGATTCCAGAATGAAATCAGCTACtactttgaaaaaaaaaatatatcagcTTCCGCAGCTAAGTAAAATTGAGATGAACTTTAAACTTATTCTTATATACATACTTCATGAGCTTTTACTCTAAGGAAGAGTTAACCCTTTAAATGTGGAttcaaaaaatacataataatgaATTTACTTACCAATAATCAGAGCGAAAACAATCTTTTTAAACcgtatataatatttattattttattattgtatacataaatgaatGATCTCGAGCACAGGAAGATCTTGAGTTTTTGTTAtccgtttttatttatttttatgtaaacacaattaaacaacaataatCACGATTATTTACACTGGTACAGTGCTTGCTCTGCACATATCCTCTAGTCCACTTCAGGTGGTGAAAGGagattgaaaaatatttcactgcTTAACACCATACACAAGGAACTCCATAACTCTTGGcgcatttattgttttccgcacaacatggcgtatacttTCTGCTTGCACACTGAATCCCACACATGAAACATGCAGCACTTGCAGATGACAGATTCAGATTGCGCAGGTGAAAGGATTATGGCTTTCCCAAAGCACTCAAATGTCACCATCTTGTCATCAGCAACTCACGCAGCGCATTAACAAGGTGCCCACTGAGCGGCTTTCCTTTAATTTCCTCAAGCGATCTGTCCACTTGTTGGTCGCACCACTTGGCCCGAAGTCAGCCCGAAAATGTCGCTGCGGCAGTTGACATCAATCCGTCCTGGCAAGAAGTGGAAGGATGTGCGTGGGGGCCACTCCTGTGTCTCCATATGTCTCGTCCTTAAACATGATAAAGAACCGGGATTAGTTGAGGTGAAGATGGATACGAAAGTAAACCAGTGAAAAGAAGGAGAGACTGTCAAAAGAAGTGGGAAAACCAGCTAGATATATGAGTGAATATACTTATTTAGGGCTTCATTATGATTCCCATTAAATTTCTATGTTCCGTTGATAGCTAGGCACTGCGCTTATACACCCAAATAGCACAAATGCTCGACGGCCTCAAAGCCATACGTGCATTCCGCTTTCAATTAGAAACCCTACAAAAGGACCCTACAAGCACCTTAAACAGATGGCTAGTTTCCTACTTGGTTTCCCTGCTTGCAGCACTTGGccataatttttttaattacaaagccataaaaattaaacgaacCAAAAGTGCGGCCACGGCTAGACCAACTAAGAACTAAGTAGCCCAACGACAGGAGCCACGACAGCAACAGGAAGGGATAAAAAGGCAgctggagcaggtggagaaACGGCAACGATTTAAGCCACATAAAACCAACAAACGGACAAACTGCCAGTTGGCGGAGCTGTGGGTGGAGGAGCACTACTATTTACAGCCAACTCAAGCCAACTGCTTGGTAACACCTACAACCAAAGGGAATGGCACTGAGACGCCTGCAGTTGACTACAAGTCAGCCAAACAAACGGCATGGGGATATTTTTTGTTCAACGCTTAAaccaaatttgcataatagTTCTTCTTTCCGTTCACTGCAAATGTGCGAAAGAGCAACTGGCATCAGAATCTAAGTGAGCATTgccaaattatgcaaatgtttgccaaaCTGAAAGCGAGCGACACTCGCTTTaagagctgcagcagctctcACCGTacaacggtgcgtatgcgtatTGATTTGAGCAGATTTCGAATGGAAATAAGGTGTGGTTTAAGGCTATAGAAAGGTTCCTCCTCTTTAAGCTTCTACATTGAATGGTTTTAAGGGTTTTTCAGAACCTGATATTTGTCtgtattttcttaaaatacGTTATGATTCATTTTTTCTCAATAAACTTTTCACagatattttcccatttcggGCATTTCTGCTCCTCTATTATCCTGTTACAAGTGCCCATTTTTAGGACACATAGTATGAGCTTGTGCGCAACATTTTCCTCAATGCAATCCCAGTCGATTTCCCATTCGTTTTACTCTTTTTTCCCCACCTGCCTTGGCAATTCTCAGTTTGCAGTGTGCAGATTGCAGCTGAAAATCACGCCTCTGGCAATTTTAATCTCGTTTATTAGCCATTTTTCAAGTGATAcacataattttcaattttccaatttctcACCCAGCACACGAACAATTTCCACCTGCCTTTTCACCGGCCCTTTTTCCGTCCATTTCCACCACCTGTCCGCCCTTCTTCTTACACCCATTGTCTTTATCGAACATGAAAAAATGCATTGCATATTGTATGCACCTTGGAGAAAAGGGGAAGGGGCAGCGATAAGAGGAGGGCAGTTGCACGGGGGCATAGCGAAAACACAACGCCCATTTGGAGGCCATTAGGACCACGTTGGTCCAGGCGGCTGGGTGCAAAAACAGAGGGGCACAACAATAACACGACGACCATGCCGAGCGAAGCGTGATGGCGCTAAAATGGCAACCAGGTGGTGAGAAGGCAACAGCAGCCAACGGCCTTTGTTGTTCAGGCCCACGACTATGTGGTACCCCTGGTATCTACAAAGCTATGCCACTTTTAAGCCTTAAAGTATGCGttagtttgttttcttttatttcttagTTTTCTGTTTCATTTGATAGAGATGTAAAATATGCTCAGGAGTTACCTGTTACATTCGTTACTCCCAATACAATATACTTTTGAGGGGTATTAATGGCGCTGGTTGAAAAAGGCAATAGAAGTCAGATCGCGCCCCCATcatttttttggctttcaGTGGATGTTGCAAGTGGAGGAATGTGAGGCGGGAACAAACTGCCGCGTCTTTATGCAATGACTGCATGCTTCCGTTGTCATCGTTTCCTGttctttttgccgcttttgttgcttttgttgcttttgctgccgctgctgcatgCCACGCACTCAAAATTTTCGAATAAGCGCCATGGTCATGAAGAAGATCTGCTTCTTTTTACTGCGCTTCTTTGGCTcggaaaattttttttcgcagccAGCTCCAATTTAGTTTGCAACTCCTCAGAGTTGGTGTTTCCTTCGCTACATGGATAACTTTCTTTTCCTACTTTGTTATTAGATTTGCATGCCAGCAGCGACGATGGCGACGAGGATGAGAATTTCCGCCTTACAATTCATGCGGAACATATGGATGCAAGtgcgtacatatgtatgtgccaCGCACGACCCCCCTTCCTAACCCTTTTTCCAACGACGCCCCTCACCGGAAAATTGCTGCAGCAAACGTAATTGCATTTACTTTGGAATTTATGCTAGTGAAAATTTTCTTGCTTTTTATTCCCCTTTGTTGCATTTACTGCCAGTGGGGATCGGGCCTTGATGCCACCAGACAGACTCTGAGCACAAGGCATAATCAAAATCAACTTTCGAGTGACGGTACTTCTTCCGGGATCGTTTGGTAATCaaaaaatttcatataaattctGAAACTCACATGTTTCTATGACAAAAACGCAGCTTGCTCCATTTGTCACATGACTTGCTACGAAGCACAAACAAATACTTGTTTTACCTTCATATTGGTTCCTTCTAGTTTTAAAGCCAAGGAATTCTTATCCTTTATTTGTAAAGAATTTTCCTTTgtcatttttgtttaactaATTCTAAAATTTCgatgcatatacatatgtgggAGAGGCTTATGCAAACCTCTACTATACATAGTACTTCAAATCGTCATTTCAGGTGTTCTTTTAACTCGCTAACAATCTGCTAAAGTTCGCCATGTGCCCTTTTGGCCCCAAAGCCCCTACCAGTTCACTTTCTGCCAGAGAAActggcaactgcaacttcaCCTTCacttgaaaattgcatttttaccAAAATGTTTGCCTGGGAAATGTTCTATGAGCGGCGCACGGGGaggtgtgagtgtgtgaggggggaaatatgaaaacaaatggCTCCTGAGTTTCTCTGGCTTTGGCCAAGTAATCGTaagttttgtttgcttgggGATCGCAATTGGGTGGGGGCCACAGAGGTGGCGGTGAGGGGGGGCTTGAATTTATGTGCTCTCTGCCTTGGTTATTGCACTTTTTTGGCCGTTTGATTTCGGGGTCGTGCTCGGGTGTGTATACAAGCTCAAAGGCTTAGGCCAAAAGTGCAgcaaaaatcatcaaagaGCACGCCGCAGAAATCCCatttccattattattattcttgcAAATCGTTGTCAAattatatatacgagtatatatgcTGGTTAGCAAAACCCCGATAGTTCTACTCCTATTCCGAATCTGGATTCACGTCCGAGCAGCCGCGGAAGTTAAGCCGCTTATCGCTTATCAGCTTTGTCTGCTTTGCGGATAAAAACGGCAGCAGTATTACGGGGcgtgcactgggagaaatacCACACAACAATATactttcaaatatttttaaattgattcaGAAACACacaagtttttaaaatggTAGTTGAATGGTAGTTGAGTAGATACGTTTATTTCTGACTgaccaaaaacaacaatgtaaacaattttcaataGGTTGAGCTCTGTTTGCACTTCCATTTCGAACAAATCCAAGAAAGTTGATATTTGTGTAGTACAGGAGCAGTGGAATGACCCGCAGGGTGCAGTGCAGATTTTAAGGGTCGTGGGGTCATCGCTGACAGGGAGATAGTAATAGTGAAGTGGACTGGACGTGCAGGAGGAATCACTGACTCACTGCAGTGCATTCAAGCtggcattgttttttttttttggttttttttttgggttttgtggGGGGCGCTGACTCGCTAATCTCTATGCATCGTGCGTGGGAAATCTAAATTGATAAGCTGCAGCATTGCTAAACCAATTTTGGTTGACAAAAATTTGGTCAAAGCCCATAACTCCGTAGATTatgaatttttgaaattaattttggcTAAGCTGCTGGTGTATATGAAGCTTATGAGTTTTCATTTGAGAGTTAAATCTTAAGCTAAGCTTGGTACTTTAAAAACCTAGATGATCGAGCATATATCAATATGTTAACGGAAGTGATAGAACCTGGAATGAAAGGAGCCTGCTGAGAAAAGTGGCGATAAAACATAGTGGAAACTGCAATTTGGCCCGATTGGCGTCAGCAGCGTGATTTGCAATCATTATTTACCCGGGCAGCCACCGCCAGCAAACGCAATTCAATCTGTGACAGCCGCACACAAGGATTCCGACAGTTATCCTGCGAGGAGCAGGAGGGCTGGAGGGCTGGAGGGCAGGAGGGCTGGAGGGCTGGGTGCTGCTGCATCGATGGAAATGAACGAATTGATGTACACGCCACGCTGGCCAAATCCGGAGCAGCATAAGTTGCAGCCGGAGTCGAAGTGCAAAAAAGTGTTAAGTGCTCTCACTGTTTCTTGCAGCAATCATTGTCAGCAAGCAGCCAGAACCGCAATCAGACCGCAGGAAGCGGCGAAGGACGATCCTGTGGCACAGAGGTGTTCACATGGACGCATTCCGGACAGTTTTTAAATTCCCTCTCGCTTGTACATGTTTTTGCATTCAACTAAATTGGTGAACTCGCTTTATAAAGCTGGCCAACATTTATCctatattttttgcaagttAGGGGATACCAAAATATGTTACTTCAGTACTAGAGTCACATATAAGTTGTTTAAAGCATCTGGACAAGATCCTCAAAATTAAGTCTGATATTTTTGTCTCGGCTAAGGAATATAGATTTTGGGGACATAAAACTCTGATTTTCGCCTGGCACATCTTTTGAACCCTTTAATTCTGTTGACTTTTACCAAAATCACTTTTCAAGTCAGCAATATGCCAGCACTGTTAGAGAGTGTGCAAGATTTATATGCAGCTATGAGGTTCAATACAGCAGACGGAAcggaggaaaacaaaaaaggattTACACTCTGCTCCTCTGATttctatttttgttatttctttttttgtgaGCTGCAGCtttaaaatcaaatgcaaatgcaaacaacaGTTGGCATCAATCGAAGCTGTCGGTAACGCCTCGCAGGATTCCGCCCGGTGCCCCCCACTTTATTGCTGGAATTAATGATGGCGGTGGAGGGTTGGTGGATACTCCTTGGGTCTtggttttgtgtgttttatgtGGAATCAAGtggaaattcaattgatttgcttttggctttgcatTCCGCTCCACAGGGGGGGCGGCTGTGGCCAGGAGGCGTGGCGTGTTATAATAATGGACGGGATGTGTGCGGCTTCAAAGGAAATCGCAGGCATTCTCCCAAGCAAAACGCACTTGAGTGCGAAATCATTTTGCGAATATTACAGAACTACAGAAGTACACGGCCTGCTCATTTTGCCATTTCTGTAGTTGCTGCTGGTGTCAGCATGTCAAATACGAGCACTTCGAAGTTAACCCGGCTCTTTCTCGCCCTTTGTCCAATcaattgcaaaatttattcaattaaagGCACCGAGTAGTCGGTGCAGTCAACTGGCAGTGATGGTTCTTAATGAAGTCCCAGTTGAACAGGATTATCTCCAACCTGCATATCGCACTTCTCTCTTGCAGGTTTCCACATGTAACCTGGTCCAATCTCATCCGAAGAATCCTCGATAGCCAAGGAGAAGCCCACCATGGGCGGTATGAAGCCATTGGCAGCtatttggctgctgctgctcatcgCACACGCTCAGGCAGTGAGAGAAAGTAATTCTTATAATAACTTAATGCCATGCCCTTTACAAATACCATACCACTGTGTGCTTTTGTAGATCCCCTGAAGGATCCACGCATTTGCGGCCGGCCCCAATGTGATTCGAAGAATGCCAAGTTCAATTATGGCGAACAGCTCTACAAATATCAATACACGGTGGCTGTGCGCACCGAGTTCGCCGGATCCGGCGACAATAGTTCTGACCTCCTGCTGAAGTCGAACTTGGAAATATTCTTCCCCAAGCCCTGCGAAGGCTACTTGCGGATCACCGATGCCAAGCTGTACGATAACCTGGACGTGCTCAATGAATCGTCCGACGATAGCGATTCTTCAGAGAAGAATAAGGAGTACGACTACTATGACAATCTGGCTAACGAGGAGTCCGAGGCGCAAAACTTTGAGAATGTCCACCCTAAGAGCTCTAAGTTCAATGAGGATCTTACCACGAATCTTCTCCGATTCGCCTTCCACGACGGCCTCATCAGCGAGGTGTGTCCCCAGGAGCTGGAGACACCGTGGGTGCTCAACATCAAGAAGGGCATCCTTTCCGCCTTCCAGAACACCATGATGCGCTTCGACGTCGATGCCAATACCACTGAAACCGATGTATCCGGTCAATGCCAGGTGCAGTACTCACTGGAAGACACCGACAGTGCGTTTGTGAGGATCCGCAAGACAAAGGACATCAACTCCTGCCGCCAGCGATATGCCACCCACTCCGTTCTGCAGACCACGCCATACACATTCCGCGATGACAAGACCATCTGGCCCATTCTCAAATCCCAGAGTCACTGCAATGTAAGTGCAATtcgcataaaaataatataaataattgattaaattCATATGCCATTTTATCTAGCTCACCGTTGATAACAACGTTTATAAGGAAATCAAATGTCTGGAGACACATCTTCTGGTGCCCTTCTCCAACGTCAGCTCAGGTGCCCTGACCACCAGTACCAGTCGGCTGAAGCTGACCGGGGAGGAGTCTTACAGCGCCGGAGAATTCCTAGAGCAACGTAAATAATTCCTTATTGATTAAACAATGCAGTGAATAATCGAGGATTGGTCCACAGATCCCGAGTTTGTGGAAAGGCGTGACACTCTGGTTTTTGATCATACACCTCCCGTAAAGCCCTCGCATGACGAGATCAAGGCTGCCCGGGAACTTTTGGTGGAGATGTGCAAGGTTGGCTTTCCCAATATTCAGCGTGAGTTCATCGATGTCTTCACCAACTTTCTGCAGACCTCCAAGAGCCTCAGCTACAAGACACTATCCGTGTTGCTCCAGCGTTCAGCTAGTACCTGCGAACAGGGCAGGTAAGTAAATTGAATGTTATATGCTTCAAATACGTTTCTAAATCAA from Drosophila yakuba strain Tai18E2 chromosome 2L, Prin_Dyak_Tai18E2_2.1, whole genome shotgun sequence includes these protein-coding regions:
- the LOC26536282 gene encoding uncharacterized protein LOC26536282, translating into MDCSGDFNCGGMRLICARRFHSCPGFSLDSGLLDIPVPSSQFQVPSCHSFTTHFETGGDVPAQKRHGLLSTKSGPDIKHCKKDCTVISALRGYRASAPVSDSIVGSAESLRTNERKTSSGISSSSSSSSRISISQNPTPHSCLPLRGQRTLPRNSSGVASCKTEPETKASASARATERENQPVDGLAARSNRK